One Spea bombifrons isolate aSpeBom1 chromosome 1, aSpeBom1.2.pri, whole genome shotgun sequence DNA window includes the following coding sequences:
- the MAD2L1 gene encoding mitotic spindle assembly checkpoint protein MAD2A codes for MASSQMTREGITLKGSAEIVSEFFFCGINSILYQRGIYPPETFTRIQKYGLTLLVSTDPELKDYLNRVVEQLKDWLHKCQVQKLVVVITSIDTNEILERWQFDIECDKTVKDDTVREKSQKVIQEEIRSVIRQITATVTFLPLLETACAFDLLIYTDKDLEVPEKWEESGPQFVSNSEEVRLRSFTTTIHKVNSTVAYKKIDS; via the exons ATGGCGTCTTCCCAGATGACACGCGAGGGTATTACCCTGAAAGGCAGCGCCGAGATCGTTTCGGAGTTCTTCT tttgtgGAATCAATAGTATTTTATACCAGCGTGGCATTTATCCCCCTGAAACCTTCACACGTATCCAGAAATATGGGCTTACCCTCCTAGTCTCAACAGATCCGGAGCTGAAGGACTACTTAAATAGAGTGGTGGAGCAGCTTAAAG aCTGGTTGCACAAATGTCAGGTGCAAAAACTTGTTGTGGTAATAACCAGCATTGATACCAATGAAATACTGGAACGCTGGCAATTTGATATAGAGTGCGATAAAACAGTCAAGGATGACAC TGTTAGAGAAAAGTCACAGAAGGTTATCCAAGAAGAAATCCGGTCTGTTATCAGGCAGATAACTGCCACAGTAACTTTCCTTCCATTGCTGGAAACTGCCT GTGCGTTTGATTTGCTGATCTACACAGACAAAGACCTAGAGGTGCCAGAGAAGTGGGAAGAATCCGGACCTCAGTTTGTTTCCAATTCTGAAGAAGTCCGTCTCCGTTCGTTTACTACTACAATTCACAAAGTCAacagcacagtggcatataaaaaGATAGACTCTTAA